The window AGGGACAAGATCTTCGTCGCTCATCTTGCCCAGTTCGCCCGGGATGACCCTGGTGCGACGCTCGTCACCATATTGCTTCTTAACCTCAAGTAGCTCATCCCTGATGATCTTGAGGATCTTCTTTTCGTCGGCCAGAATGGCCTCTAGGCTTATGATGAGCTTCATTAGCTCGGCAAGTTCGTCTTCTATGGCCTGGCGTTGCAACCCCGTAAGGGTGCGCAGCTGCATGGCTAGGATGGCCTTGGCCTGGATCTCTGAGAGCTTGAACTTGGTTATGAGGTTAGCCTGAGCTTCTTCTGAAGTCTGGCTGGCACGAATGACCCTAATAACTTCATCGATATGATCAAGTGCTATCTTCAGTCCTTCCAGGACATGTGCGCGATCCTTAGCTTTTCTGAGCTCGAACTCTGTGCGACGACGCACGACAATCTGGCGATGCTTGATATGCTCCTGCAGGATGTCCTGCAGGCCCAGTACACGTGGCTGGATACCGTCGATAAGTGCCATCATGTTGAAGTGGAAGGTCGACTGCAGTGGTGTCAGCTTATAGAGCTGGTTCAGGAGTTTCTTGGGGTAGGCGTCTTTCTTGAGGTCGATGACAATACGCACCGCACCGCGAGCTGTTTCGTCCCGCAAATCGCTAACTCCAGTAATTCTCTTGGTGTTAACCAGTTCGGCAATCTTTAGAACTAAGTTTTCTTTGTTGAGCGCGTAAGGGATCTCGGTGATAACAATCTGATTGCGACCCTTTTTACCTTCAGCAATCTCGGCAACTCCCCGCGTAACCACACCGCCACGGCCAGTGGCATAGGCTGTGCGGATCGATTCTTTGCCGTAAATGACACCACCGGTTGGGAAGTCAGGACCTTTGACGTGCTCTAGCAGGTCATCCAGGCTCGCCTCCGGATTATCGATGAGCGTAATCTCAGCGTCTACCAGCTCAGAGAGGTTGTGTGGTGGGATGTTGGTCGCCATACCAACGGCAATACCGAGCTGTCCATTTAGCAGTAGGTTTGGCAGTTTAGCCGGCAGTACAGTTGGTTCAGTCCGAGTATTGTCGTAGTTCTCGCGGAAGTCGACAGTTTCTTTATCTATATCTGCCAGCGTTTCATCGGCCAGACGGGCCATCTTGGCCTCTGTATAACGCATAGCAGCTGGTGGATCACCGTCCATGCTACCGAAGTTACCCTGCCCGTTAATAAGCACGTATCGCATAGCCCAGGGCTGAGCCATACGGACCATTGCATCGTAGATAGAGGAGTCACCGTGAGGGTGGTAGCGTCCCATTACTTCTCCGACGACATTGGCACTCTTACGGTGCCGCGCCGTGCTACGCAACCCAGACTCGTTCATGTTATAGAGAATGCGTCGGTGTACCGGCTTCAGCCCGTCACGTACGTCTGGTAGGGCGCGGTCAATAATTACGCTCATGGAATAGCGCAAGTAGCTATCTTCCATGATGTTTTCAACAGAGCGAAGCTCTACCTGTCGTGAATGATGTAGTCCTTCTATAATCTCCACCCCGGCAGTTTGCGGCTGGGAGTTATCTACTGATGTATCGTCGTTGGTTGGTGTATTTGTCTCATCGTCCATAACTTTAGATATCCAGATCCTTCACGAATTTAGCATTGGCTTGGATAAAGCCCTTACGTAGTTCCACTTCTGTACCCATGAGCTTGTTGAATATTGCATCGGCCTTTTCGGCATCCTCGACCTTCACCTGTACCAGCACACGCTTCTCGGGATTCATGGTCGTCTCGAAGAGTTGATCGGCGTCCATCTCACCAAGTCCCTTATAGCGCTTCTGCTCGACAAAGCCTGCTTGCTTGAGGCGATCATCCTCAAGGCTAACTTTGGATCCCTCTTTCTTGCGACGCTCGACAGCTTCGTCGAGTATTACGTCGAGCTCTGATTCGTCATAAATGAAGACTGGATTCTTGCGGCTTGATCGCACTAGTTCAAATAGGGGTGGTTTGGCGAGGTAGACATGACCCCCATCAACCACCTCTTTCATGTACCTAAAGAAAAAGGTCATGAGGAGTGTACTGATGTGGCTGCCATCGACATCTGCATCGGTCATGATAATGATGCGATCATAGCGCAGGCCCTTAATATCAAACGAATCCTCGATGCCCACTCCAAGCGCCTTAATAAGACTCACGATCTCATTGTTGGCCAACATCTTGTCTAAACGGGCGCGTTCAACGTTCAACACCTTACCCCTGAGTGGTAGGATAGCCTGGCTCTTGCTGTCACGACCAGATTTGGCAGAACCGCCAGCCGAGTCGCCCTCTACAAGATATATCTCTGACTCTTTGGGGTCTTTATTGGAACAGTCGGCAAGTTTGCCGGGCATACTTGCCCCGTCCAATACGCCCTTACGCAAGATGTTGTCACGAGCTGAACGCGCAGCCTTGCGGGCACGAGCGGCCAACAAGCCCTTGCCTACGACCTTCCGAGCGATTGCGGGATGTTCTTCGAAGTAATAATTCAAGTATTCGGCCAAAACCTGCTCCACCTGACCACGTGTCTCTGGGTTACCGAGCTTATTCTTGGTCTGACCTTCAAACTGGGGATCTGGCATCTTAACAAGAATTACCGATGTGAGGCCCTCGCGGGTGTCTTCACCCGATAGGTTTTCTTCTTTTTCCTTCAGGAGGCCATTTTTACGTGCATAGTCGTTTATAACGCGAGTAAGAGCTGATCTGAAGCCAGTAAGATGTGAACCCCCGTCGGGGTTAAAGACGTTATTTGCAAAAGCTTTAACTGTCTCTGTAAAGGCGTCGGTGTATTGCATCGCAATCTCAATCTGAACGTCGTCAACTTGTTTGTCGACGTAAAACACTTCGTCGTCGACCACTTCTTTGCCAACGTTGAGATGCTTTACATAGGACTGAATACCTCCCTCAAAGTAAAATTCGTAGCGTGT is drawn from Verrucomicrobiia bacterium and contains these coding sequences:
- the gyrA gene encoding DNA gyrase subunit A, translated to MDDETNTPTNDDTSVDNSQPQTAGVEIIEGLHHSRQVELRSVENIMEDSYLRYSMSVIIDRALPDVRDGLKPVHRRILYNMNESGLRSTARHRKSANVVGEVMGRYHPHGDSSIYDAMVRMAQPWAMRYVLINGQGNFGSMDGDPPAAMRYTEAKMARLADETLADIDKETVDFRENYDNTRTEPTVLPAKLPNLLLNGQLGIAVGMATNIPPHNLSELVDAEITLIDNPEASLDDLLEHVKGPDFPTGGVIYGKESIRTAYATGRGGVVTRGVAEIAEGKKGRNQIVITEIPYALNKENLVLKIAELVNTKRITGVSDLRDETARGAVRIVIDLKKDAYPKKLLNQLYKLTPLQSTFHFNMMALIDGIQPRVLGLQDILQEHIKHRQIVVRRRTEFELRKAKDRAHVLEGLKIALDHIDEVIRVIRASQTSEEAQANLITKFKLSEIQAKAILAMQLRTLTGLQRQAIEDELAELMKLIISLEAILADEKKILKIIRDELLEVKKQYGDERRTRVIPGELGKMSDEDLVPDEQVVVTLTSANYVKRSSIAEYKKQGRGGKGRRGMVTREEDVIEHVVNASTHDFLLFFTNKGRVFRIKTYEVPAVGLNAKGIALVNLLQLQPEETVSSVINVSKQSNGGNLLMCTVRGVVKKTPFDQYQNVRQSGLIAINLDEGDELKWIRMTNGDNEVVISTQQGQAIRFHEKDARPMGRVSRGVRGIRLRAGDQVIGMDVVEKASNIFVISQHGYGKRTKISQFTPHARGGVGIRSAVVNTKTGSLVGVKTLIDDSQEVILISKQGQTIRLGLKNIPELGRATQGVRIMRLNDGDHVVSLALVDKTVIDDDEELETPSVTA
- the gyrB gene encoding DNA topoisomerase (ATP-hydrolyzing) subunit B, yielding MAKQKGYSADQIQVLEGLEPVRKRPGMYIGSTGIDGLHHMIKEVADNGVDEAIGGHATRVHVKLLADGGVRVEDDGRGIPVDRHPKTGVSTLETVLTVLHAGGKFDGGGYKVSSGLHGVGVSVVNALSGTLIAEVYSDGYLYRQEFQQGAPKGPVKKIEPTDKAHGTVITFWPDTSIMADIPFDYEWVVDYLRHQAYLTKGIRTAVEDERTGTRYEFYFEGGIQSYVKHLNVGKEVVDDEVFYVDKQVDDVQIEIAMQYTDAFTETVKAFANNVFNPDGGSHLTGFRSALTRVINDYARKNGLLKEKEENLSGEDTREGLTSVILVKMPDPQFEGQTKNKLGNPETRGQVEQVLAEYLNYYFEEHPAIARKVVGKGLLAARARKAARSARDNILRKGVLDGASMPGKLADCSNKDPKESEIYLVEGDSAGGSAKSGRDSKSQAILPLRGKVLNVERARLDKMLANNEIVSLIKALGVGIEDSFDIKGLRYDRIIIMTDADVDGSHISTLLMTFFFRYMKEVVDGGHVYLAKPPLFELVRSSRKNPVFIYDESELDVILDEAVERRKKEGSKVSLEDDRLKQAGFVEQKRYKGLGEMDADQLFETTMNPEKRVLVQVKVEDAEKADAIFNKLMGTEVELRKGFIQANAKFVKDLDI